A stretch of the Microcoleus sp. FACHB-672 genome encodes the following:
- a CDS encoding Uma2 family endonuclease, whose product MINSSATDDKGEKRLLYEDLKVAESWIVDVQNIQIIAVSIADGGSKRITGSQVLPGLGISLLKEALQRTRQMNQSQVIAWVLSQFPQ is encoded by the coding sequence TTGATAAATTCTTCAGCCACAGATGACAAAGGAGAAAAACGTCTTTTATATGAAGATTTAAAAGTTGCTGAATCCTGGATTGTTGATGTGCAAAATATCCAAATAATTGCGGTTTCCATTGCTGATGGTGGAAGTAAACGCATTACTGGGTCTCAAGTATTGCCAGGATTGGGTATTTCTCTGTTAAAAGAAGCTTTACAGCGGACTCGTCAGATGAATCAAAGTCAAGTTATTGCTTGGGTACTCTCTCAATTTCCGCAGTAG
- a CDS encoding DUF2127 domain-containing protein, translating into MRPATNPVNQDHKRSAGLIAIVCYKAFSASLLAVTAIALLLAVKNYQQLAEYSNCYILIGKQEIIKLFLNKILNLTPQTLKFSGMAAAIYSGVTVIEAIGLWQHKAWASILVMGLVGISIPPEIFELSQGFSTLKLTVFLVNVAIFLYLLRDWSKSKNKIMSVDDRGAGT; encoded by the coding sequence ATGAGGCCGGCAACGAATCCCGTGAACCAAGATCACAAGCGCTCAGCAGGTTTAATTGCGATAGTTTGTTATAAAGCTTTCAGCGCTTCCTTGCTGGCTGTGACTGCTATTGCTTTATTGCTAGCAGTAAAAAATTATCAACAGTTAGCAGAATATTCTAATTGTTATATTTTAATCGGCAAACAAGAAATTATTAAATTATTTTTAAATAAAATTTTAAATCTCACGCCACAGACCTTAAAATTTAGTGGAATGGCGGCAGCAATTTATTCAGGTGTAACAGTAATTGAAGCAATTGGGTTGTGGCAGCATAAAGCTTGGGCAAGTATATTAGTGATGGGATTAGTTGGCATTAGTATCCCGCCAGAAATTTTTGAGTTAAGCCAAGGCTTTTCCACACTCAAGCTCACCGTGTTTCTTGTGAATGTAGCGATCTTTTTATATTTACTGCGTGATTGGAGCAAATCAAAAAATAAAATTATGTCTGTTGACGATAGAGGAGCCGGCACTTGA
- a CDS encoding serine/threonine-protein kinase, translating to MVWHPGHQLYGNRYVIEKKLGQGGFGITYLAKDRQGKPVVIKTLKDEVMDNPDFADFRDKYKHDFRDEALRLAVCRHPHIVQIENVFHHESLPCIAMEYIEGEDLSRRVKTCGVLSEMEALQYIQQIGEALTIVHDKGLLHRDLNPKNIMVRSHLSEAVLIDFGIAREFIPDLTQTHTVGGTQGYAPIEQYEKRERRGEFTDVYALAATLYYLLTGQVPLPAWKRSIRDSLQPPAHFNQRISGPMNDAILAGMALHAENRPQSVQDWLKLFKLDTDDLRSEKGIDYRQLRDYLKAGSWKEADKETAQLMLKAGNREKEGWLRGEDIHNFPCTDLRTIDQLWVKYSNGHFGFSVQKRFWLEAGGKIDYRNESHLGDLVGWRVNGAKKYYNELTFSLKAPEGHLPFFDWVFGVGAEAVLLSRRDL from the coding sequence ATGGTTTGGCATCCTGGGCACCAGTTATATGGCAATCGCTACGTTATTGAAAAGAAATTAGGCCAGGGCGGTTTTGGCATCACCTATCTCGCCAAAGACAGACAGGGTAAGCCGGTTGTCATCAAAACGTTAAAAGATGAGGTGATGGACAACCCAGATTTCGCTGATTTCCGAGACAAATATAAACACGACTTTCGGGATGAGGCACTACGGCTAGCTGTATGTCGGCACCCTCACATTGTCCAGATTGAAAATGTCTTCCATCACGAGTCGCTTCCCTGTATTGCAATGGAATATATCGAGGGGGAAGATTTATCTCGGCGCGTCAAAACTTGTGGTGTTTTGTCGGAAATGGAAGCCTTGCAATATATCCAGCAAATTGGTGAAGCACTAACAATTGTCCACGATAAAGGTTTGCTGCATCGGGATTTGAACCCAAAAAATATCATGGTGCGCTCTCATCTTTCGGAAGCCGTTCTGATTGATTTTGGCATTGCCCGGGAGTTTATCCCAGATTTGACTCAGACTCATACTGTAGGTGGTACTCAAGGTTATGCACCTATTGAGCAGTATGAGAAGCGAGAAAGGCGGGGAGAGTTTACCGATGTTTATGCCTTAGCAGCAACGCTTTATTACTTGCTGACGGGGCAGGTGCCGCTTCCTGCTTGGAAGAGAAGTATCAGAGATTCATTACAGCCACCGGCACATTTCAATCAGAGAATTAGTGGGCCGATGAATGATGCAATTCTGGCAGGCATGGCGCTACACGCAGAAAATCGCCCTCAATCAGTGCAGGACTGGTTGAAATTATTTAAATTAGACACGGATGATCTACGTTCAGAAAAAGGCATAGATTATCGCCAATTGCGGGATTACTTAAAAGCGGGAAGTTGGAAAGAAGCAGATAAAGAAACAGCGCAACTGATGCTAAAAGCTGGCAACCGAGAAAAGGAAGGCTGGCTGAGAGGCGAAGACATTCATAATTTTCCCTGCACTGACCTCCGCACCATCGATCAACTTTGGGTAAAATACAGCAACGGGCATTTTGGTTTTTCTGTACAAAAGCGCTTTTGGCTCGAGGCTGGTGGTAAAATCGATTATAGAAATGAATCTCACCTGGGCGACTTAGTGGGATGGCGTGTGAATGGTGCGAAGAAATACTACAATGAGCTAACTTTCTCTCTCAAAGCACCAGAGGGCCACCTTCCGTTTTTTGATTGGGTTTTCGGGGTTGGGGCCGAGGCTGTTCTTCTCTCGCGTCGAGACTTGTGA
- a CDS encoding lipid II:glycine glycyltransferase FemX translates to MMNELTGSPEQNLIPKKEITLTIRQLSLAERNLWDTLAKALPVGCFMQSWAWANFKELEGYKTFRYGLFLEQSLVGGCIFYYYPHSGQANLLIAQGGPLLPPAYADEGMQLLKETAAILAKEVGAIALRIEPVWTEKPDCLEEFVRAPADLLPSETLLIDLRPNEAEILAAMKPKGRYNLRLSKRHGVETEFTDNSQAIPLFYDIFWETVQRQQFFGEPYGFFINLCQSLFAANMAEIGLATWRGKVLAAILVVYWGNRATYLYGGRSFEHRQVMATYALHWAAMQRAKARGCTVYDFYGFSREPNHAYANFSKFKSQFGGVSVTTIGAHDYFFYDRLADTLISLLRNLEGDSK, encoded by the coding sequence ATGATGAATGAGCTAACAGGTTCACCTGAACAAAATCTTATTCCTAAAAAAGAGATAACGTTAACAATCAGGCAACTAAGTTTAGCAGAACGCAATTTGTGGGATACTCTCGCTAAAGCTCTGCCGGTAGGCTGTTTTATGCAATCCTGGGCATGGGCGAATTTCAAGGAACTAGAAGGGTACAAAACCTTTCGTTACGGTTTATTTTTAGAACAAAGCTTAGTAGGTGGGTGCATTTTCTATTACTATCCCCATTCAGGCCAAGCGAATTTATTAATTGCCCAAGGTGGTCCTCTACTTCCACCGGCTTATGCGGATGAAGGAATGCAACTACTCAAAGAAACAGCCGCTATTTTAGCAAAAGAAGTAGGTGCAATCGCCCTGCGGATTGAACCAGTATGGACTGAAAAACCAGATTGCCTTGAAGAGTTTGTGAGGGCACCGGCAGATTTATTACCCTCTGAAACTCTCCTCATTGATTTGCGCCCAAATGAGGCAGAAATTTTAGCAGCGATGAAACCAAAAGGCCGATACAATTTGCGGCTAAGTAAACGGCATGGTGTGGAAACTGAATTCACCGATAACTCACAAGCAATTCCACTATTTTACGATATTTTTTGGGAAACAGTGCAGCGCCAGCAATTTTTTGGCGAACCTTACGGATTTTTTATTAACCTTTGTCAAAGTTTATTTGCCGCTAATATGGCAGAGATTGGCTTAGCCACTTGGCGAGGAAAAGTTTTAGCAGCAATCTTAGTTGTATATTGGGGAAATCGCGCAACATATCTCTATGGTGGGCGTAGTTTTGAACACCGGCAAGTGATGGCAACTTACGCCCTACATTGGGCGGCGATGCAACGGGCAAAAGCACGGGGTTGCACTGTTTATGATTTTTATGGGTTTAGCCGCGAACCTAATCATGCTTATGCGAATTTTTCTAAGTTTAAAAGTCAATTTGGCGGAGTGTCGGTAACGACAATTGGCGCTCATGATTACTTTTTTTATGATCGTCTAGCCGATACACTAATTAGCCTATTACGCAACCTCGAAGGAGATAGCAAATGA
- a CDS encoding pentapeptide repeat-containing protein: protein METEELLQKYASGVRDFTAVNLCEANLSRVNLSEANLSQANLSIANLGGANLSGANLSHAKLNVAKLNGANLSGANLNGADLNVANLIRADLSDATLVQAALIRAELIRVELSRANLSEANLNGASLREAKLRQANLAGANLSEADLTNASLKSANLERATLRETDLRGADLSGANLRNAEFRRANLSQAKLVGADLSGANLRWADLSGASLRWADLSEAKLSGANLRGADLSSANLLNASLVYSDLSQSNLIEVDWMGADLSGATLTGAKLYEVLRYGLKTEGLICEWVDMSENGDRSQIYRLSPEESKKFFNQTLPTVKIIIDAPLNPDAHLALAVAYHQIAHQYPAMIHPPNIEVSGRRTTLTFRISNDTRLFSTAYVAILPFKDALINQEKIVHLVQMIDSPEMSNLLNQAMGKLQEIKKVETFSRLIKREKFFQAPTLTIVTNSGNRTLDVHHNAGFGKRWMNSAEVVELAAGTLKDGQQFSLPPISVVMSFIQGLHFLPSQ from the coding sequence ATGGAAACCGAGGAACTCCTACAAAAATACGCATCTGGAGTCAGGGACTTTACTGCTGTTAACCTCTGTGAAGCCAACCTGAGTCGAGTCAATCTAAGTGAAGCCAATTTGAGTCAGGCGAACCTGAGTATCGCCAATTTAGGGGGTGCAAATCTAAGTGGAGCAAATTTAAGTCATGCCAAACTCAACGTTGCCAAACTCAATGGTGCCAATCTCAGCGGCGCGAACCTAAACGGGGCAGATCTCAACGTTGCAAACCTGATCCGCGCCGATCTCAGCGATGCTACGCTCGTTCAAGCTGCCTTAATTCGGGCTGAACTGATTCGAGTGGAACTAAGTCGCGCCAACCTTAGCGAAGCGAACCTCAACGGTGCCAGCTTAAGAGAAGCCAAACTCAGGCAAGCAAACCTTGCCGGTGCCAACTTGAGCGAAGCAGATCTCACGAATGCTTCCCTAAAATCAGCCAACTTAGAGCGAGCAACCCTTAGAGAAACCGATTTAAGAGGTGCGGATTTAAGCGGAGCCAACCTCAGAAACGCAGAATTCAGACGCGCCAATCTTTCTCAAGCCAAACTCGTTGGAGCCGATCTCAGCGGAGCCAATTTGAGATGGGCAGATTTAAGCGGGGCAAGCCTGAGATGGGCAGATTTAAGTGAAGCAAAATTGAGCGGAGCGAACTTAAGAGGGGCAGATTTAAGCAGCGCCAACTTACTCAATGCCAGCTTAGTTTACTCGGATCTAAGCCAATCAAATTTAATAGAAGTTGATTGGATGGGAGCCGATTTATCGGGAGCCACCTTAACCGGCGCAAAGCTGTATGAAGTCTTACGTTATGGACTAAAAACTGAAGGCTTGATCTGTGAATGGGTGGACATGAGCGAGAACGGTGATCGTTCTCAGATATACCGGCTCAGCCCAGAAGAATCTAAAAAGTTTTTCAACCAAACACTGCCAACCGTCAAAATCATCATTGATGCGCCTCTCAACCCGGACGCTCATCTAGCCTTAGCGGTTGCCTACCATCAAATCGCTCACCAATATCCGGCCATGATCCACCCTCCCAATATAGAAGTGAGCGGTCGCCGAACAACATTAACATTTAGGATAAGTAACGATACACGATTATTTTCTACCGCTTATGTCGCTATCCTTCCCTTTAAGGATGCGCTAATCAATCAAGAAAAAATTGTTCATTTAGTGCAAATGATCGACTCCCCAGAAATGAGTAATCTCCTCAATCAAGCGATGGGAAAGCTGCAAGAAATTAAAAAAGTAGAAACATTTTCACGGCTGATCAAGCGAGAAAAGTTTTTCCAAGCGCCTACACTGACGATCGTTACCAACTCTGGGAATCGCACATTAGATGTCCACCATAACGCGGGGTTCGGCAAACGCTGGATGAACAGCGCTGAAGTAGTCGAGCTTGCTGCCGGCACTTTAAAGGACGGTCAGCAATTTTCCCTCCCCCCGATAAGTGTCGTGATGAGTTTTATACAAGGCTTGCATTTTTTACCGAGCCAGTAA
- a CDS encoding response regulator: MEEILKILVVDDDEVDRIAVRRALKAAGVQMQLLEAGDCATALATIQQHTFDCVFLDYLLPDGDGLTLVQQMRQAGVKVPLVVLTGQGDEQIAVELMKAGASDYLSKAKVSPENLSKSLRSVIRLYQAEKEAALANQRRQESEERYRLVLEGANDGIWDWYIPDNKIYWNDRLFEITGLSLEQFEGTYEAFCSLMHPEDKPGVMDAVHVHLEHNVAFNVELRLRHVSGEYRYCIARAKAQRDAWGVPFRMSGTITDITERKQAEEALRFLAEASSVLAASLDYKTTLASIAQLVVPTLADCCFFDVLTADEKSQRVAWQHVDPKKREWFDRVQRYVPAYPFKHHPAANVLLTGKATFVPEVSHAWMQEAATSEEHFQFMRDLELRSLMTVPLIAHDHKLGTLTFCLVAESGRNYTKADLALAEDLGRRAAIAIENARLYREAQEANRMKDEFLATLSHELRTPLNAMLGWAQLLKSRKLDEEKTVRALDTIERNARSQTQMVEDLLDVSRIITGKLRLNFRACELLPVIETSLDSVRPAAAVKSIEIQSCLDPKVSVVAGDSNRLQQIIWNLLSNAVKFTPNGGRIEVRLEQFTDEFLGRSYVQIQVKDTGIGISPDFLPYVFERFRQADSTTSRAYSGLGLGLAIVRHLVELHGGTVYAASPGEGHGSTFTVQMPTTFQPSTAPPQPAVVSIPPSVVNTQPYSLDGLRVLVVDDEADTRELLSVMLKQYGADVKAVSSAGEALLSLEQLKPDVLVSDIGMPFEDGYSLIRRIRALEAQDGGQVPAVALTAYARESDRSLALKAGFQLHVSKPVEPTDLAAAVAKLVGRSAS, translated from the coding sequence ATGGAAGAGATTCTCAAGATCCTCGTAGTTGATGACGATGAGGTAGACCGCATAGCGGTGCGACGTGCACTGAAGGCTGCCGGCGTACAAATGCAACTGTTGGAGGCCGGCGACTGTGCGACAGCGCTGGCTACGATCCAACAGCACACCTTTGACTGTGTCTTTCTAGATTATCTTCTGCCCGATGGCGACGGCTTGACGCTGGTACAACAAATGCGGCAGGCTGGGGTCAAGGTGCCTTTAGTAGTCTTAACAGGTCAGGGAGATGAGCAAATCGCTGTTGAGCTAATGAAAGCCGGAGCCTCAGATTATCTTTCTAAAGCAAAAGTTTCACCAGAAAATCTCTCGAAAAGTCTCCGGAGTGTGATTCGCCTCTATCAAGCTGAAAAGGAGGCAGCCTTGGCTAACCAACGCCGGCAAGAAAGCGAAGAACGCTATCGGCTGGTGCTAGAAGGAGCCAACGACGGGATTTGGGACTGGTATATACCTGATAACAAAATTTATTGGAACGACCGGCTATTTGAAATTACAGGTTTGTCCCTTGAGCAATTTGAGGGAACTTATGAAGCGTTTTGCTCCCTAATGCATCCAGAAGACAAACCAGGAGTTATGGATGCTGTCCATGTTCACCTAGAGCATAACGTGGCATTTAACGTCGAGTTACGACTGCGTCATGTTTCTGGAGAATACCGTTACTGTATCGCCCGCGCCAAAGCTCAGCGAGATGCTTGGGGAGTGCCTTTCCGGATGTCCGGCACCATTACCGACATTACTGAGCGCAAGCAGGCTGAAGAAGCGCTGCGATTTTTAGCTGAAGCCAGTTCTGTGTTGGCAGCTTCTCTCGATTACAAAACCACACTCGCCAGTATTGCTCAGTTAGTGGTGCCAACTCTGGCAGACTGCTGTTTTTTTGATGTCTTGACTGCCGATGAAAAAAGTCAGCGCGTGGCGTGGCAGCACGTCGATCCCAAGAAACGGGAATGGTTTGATCGGGTGCAACGTTACGTGCCGGCCTATCCTTTTAAGCACCATCCTGCTGCTAATGTCTTGTTAACCGGCAAAGCAACTTTTGTGCCAGAAGTCTCTCATGCCTGGATGCAAGAAGCGGCAACCAGTGAGGAGCATTTTCAGTTTATGCGCGATCTCGAGTTGCGCTCTTTGATGACAGTGCCGCTGATTGCTCATGATCACAAGCTGGGAACTCTGACTTTCTGCTTAGTTGCCGAATCGGGCCGCAATTACACTAAAGCGGATCTCGCTTTGGCTGAAGACTTGGGGCGACGGGCTGCGATTGCGATTGAGAATGCAAGGCTTTACCGCGAAGCCCAAGAGGCTAATCGCATGAAGGATGAGTTTTTGGCCACGCTCTCTCACGAGTTGCGAACGCCGTTGAATGCAATGCTAGGTTGGGCGCAACTGCTGAAAAGCCGCAAGCTTGACGAAGAAAAGACGGTTCGCGCTTTGGATACGATTGAGCGCAATGCCCGATCCCAGACGCAGATGGTCGAAGATTTGCTGGATGTGTCTCGAATTATTACCGGCAAGCTACGCCTGAATTTCCGCGCCTGTGAACTGTTGCCGGTGATTGAGACGTCACTCGATAGTGTGCGTCCGGCGGCTGCAGTCAAGTCAATTGAGATTCAATCTTGTCTTGACCCAAAAGTGAGCGTAGTTGCCGGCGATTCTAACCGCTTGCAGCAAATTATCTGGAATCTGCTCTCGAATGCAGTCAAGTTTACGCCAAATGGAGGGCGAATAGAGGTTCGCCTAGAACAGTTTACAGATGAATTTTTGGGTCGCTCTTATGTCCAGATCCAAGTGAAGGATACCGGCATTGGCATCAGTCCTGACTTTCTACCGTATGTGTTTGAGCGCTTCCGCCAGGCGGATAGCACGACATCAAGGGCTTACAGCGGATTAGGGCTGGGACTAGCAATTGTGCGCCATTTGGTGGAACTGCATGGGGGGACTGTCTATGCAGCAAGTCCAGGCGAAGGCCACGGCTCGACGTTTACTGTGCAGATGCCAACCACTTTTCAGCCTTCTACGGCTCCCCCGCAGCCGGCTGTGGTTTCTATTCCACCCTCGGTGGTGAATACTCAACCGTATTCTTTAGACGGCTTGCGGGTGCTTGTCGTTGACGATGAAGCGGATACGAGGGAGTTGCTGAGCGTGATGCTCAAGCAATATGGGGCTGATGTGAAAGCGGTTAGCTCAGCCGGCGAGGCGCTTTTATCGCTGGAACAGTTAAAACCGGATGTTTTGGTGAGCGATATCGGGATGCCCTTTGAAGACGGCTACTCCCTGATTCGCCGGATTAGAGCGCTGGAAGCCCAGGATGGTGGGCAGGTGCCGGCTGTGGCTTTGACGGCTTATGCCAGAGAGTCAGACCGCTCTCTGGCTTTGAAAGCCGGTTTCCAACTTCATGTGTCTAAGCCGGTGGAGCCAACTGATTTAGCGGCAGCGGTCGCTAAATTGGTCGGACGAAGTGCTAGTTGA
- a CDS encoding pentapeptide repeat-containing protein: MEVEELLKRYAAGEREFTGVNLCEANLSRVNLSGANFSQANMSIANLSGANLSGANLSGTKLNVTRLSGANLSKAKLNGAILNVANLVRANLSDAELIQASLIRAELIRAELSRANLIEANLNAADLRESKLRQANLSGANLSEADLRGASLAGANLEQAKLNQTDLSGADLSGANLSNTELRHVNFNRANLSGADLSGANLRWAALSGANLQWANLSDAKLSGANLIGADLSNSNLLNASLVHADLTQANLIRAEWVGADLSGATLTGAKLYGVSRFGLKTDAMICEWVDVSPHGDHTQLHRFEPEDSKKFFNQTPPTVRIVIDAPLDQEANFALANAYYQIALQYAGLSQPPSITVGYRRTVLTFRVDNDEQLFPTAYIAILPFENAAATQRNIITLIKQIRAHATSHLSIPELRRIQQLSTALSQTLNQVNAIELSKIFPAMERRASFFNAPTHTILLNSSDQSLSVYHDPSFGKRFMNSASATNPKMSAGQGNSQLFAIPPINVVVDFIRGFYSIDVQ; the protein is encoded by the coding sequence ATGGAAGTTGAGGAACTCCTAAAAAGATATGCAGCCGGTGAAAGAGAGTTTACCGGCGTCAACCTCTGTGAAGCTAACCTAAGCAGAGTCAACCTGAGTGGAGCCAACTTTAGTCAGGCGAACATGAGTATCGCCAATCTGAGTGGAGCGAATTTGAGCGGTGCCAACCTCTCCGGCACCAAACTCAATGTCACCCGATTGAGTGGAGCCAATCTCAGCAAAGCTAAATTAAACGGGGCGATTCTCAATGTAGCCAACCTCGTGCGGGCGAACCTCAGCGACGCCGAACTCATTCAAGCGTCCCTCATTCGAGCTGAGCTAATCCGTGCCGAGCTGAGCCGAGCCAACCTGATCGAGGCGAACCTAAACGCAGCAGACTTAAGAGAATCCAAACTTAGACAAGCCAATTTGAGTGGAGCAAACTTAAGTGAAGCCGATCTTAGGGGCGCATCTCTTGCCGGTGCCAACTTAGAGCAAGCCAAACTGAACCAAACCGACCTCAGTGGGGCCGATCTTAGCGGGGCAAATCTGAGCAACACTGAACTCAGACACGTTAACTTTAATCGGGCTAACCTCAGTGGAGCCGACCTCAGTGGCGCGAACCTAAGATGGGCCGCTCTCAGCGGGGCTAATCTCCAATGGGCCAACCTCAGTGATGCCAAATTGAGTGGGGCAAATTTAATTGGCGCAGACTTGAGCAACAGCAATTTATTAAATGCCAGTTTAGTTCATGCCGATCTCACCCAAGCCAATTTGATCCGAGCGGAATGGGTGGGAGCCGATCTCAGCGGTGCTACCTTAACCGGCGCAAAACTTTATGGAGTTTCACGATTTGGCTTAAAAACAGACGCGATGATTTGTGAGTGGGTTGACGTGAGTCCGCATGGCGATCACACCCAACTCCACCGCTTCGAGCCAGAAGACTCTAAAAAGTTTTTTAATCAAACGCCCCCGACTGTACGAATTGTCATCGATGCACCCCTGGATCAAGAGGCGAATTTTGCTTTAGCAAATGCTTACTATCAAATTGCTCTGCAATATGCCGGCTTGAGCCAACCTCCGAGTATTACAGTTGGCTACCGCAGAACTGTACTGACATTTCGGGTAGACAACGATGAGCAATTATTTCCCACCGCTTATATCGCCATTCTTCCCTTTGAAAACGCTGCTGCGACTCAACGAAATATCATCACACTGATCAAGCAGATCCGGGCGCACGCAACTAGCCACCTCAGCATCCCAGAACTCAGGCGCATCCAGCAGTTAAGCACAGCACTGAGTCAAACACTGAACCAAGTTAATGCGATTGAGCTGTCAAAAATTTTTCCGGCGATGGAGCGCAGAGCTAGTTTTTTCAACGCTCCCACTCACACAATTTTGCTCAATTCCAGCGATCAAAGTTTGAGTGTTTATCACGATCCCAGTTTTGGAAAACGGTTTATGAACTCAGCGAGCGCTACAAATCCGAAAATGAGTGCCGGCCAGGGAAATTCTCAACTGTTTGCTATCCCACCAATTAATGTCGTTGTTGATTTCATCAGAGGCTTTTATTCTATCGACGTTCAGTAG
- a CDS encoding DUF1517 domain-containing protein — protein sequence MNTLGNRFNQMRGRTRFVVSRLFIHLAGDEVAPLLGVLNHAAREAIESEGDLKVMGEELVKICHSLLQSDAYWRSAANEGDVFWDEAEAGDYVSELFTDSAERYLSEPYETGAAPIADGPLSLPITHNLVVMITVACEGEVPALETDLSQDETLRAGLKALIDLQYRGSFRAIQVHFSPAQLGDELTDDQLIEHFPELIPL from the coding sequence ATGAACACTTTGGGCAATCGCTTTAACCAGATGAGAGGCCGCACTCGGTTTGTGGTCAGCCGGCTGTTTATTCATTTGGCCGGCGATGAAGTGGCTCCTTTATTAGGAGTCCTCAATCACGCAGCTAGAGAGGCGATTGAATCTGAGGGAGACCTCAAAGTGATGGGTGAAGAACTCGTTAAAATTTGTCACAGTCTGCTGCAATCTGATGCCTATTGGCGCTCAGCGGCTAATGAAGGGGATGTTTTTTGGGACGAGGCAGAAGCCGGCGACTATGTCAGCGAACTGTTTACCGATTCGGCGGAACGCTATTTGAGCGAACCCTATGAAACCGGAGCGGCACCAATAGCGGATGGACCCTTATCTTTGCCGATCACTCATAACTTAGTGGTCATGATTACAGTGGCGTGCGAGGGAGAAGTGCCGGCACTCGAAACCGACCTCTCCCAAGATGAGACCCTAAGAGCTGGTCTGAAAGCCCTCATCGATCTACAGTATCGAGGCAGCTTCCGCGCCATTCAAGTGCATTTCTCGCCGGCTCAGTTGGGAGATGAACTCACCGACGATCAGCTCATCGAACATTTCCCCGAATTAATCCCACTTTAA
- a CDS encoding DUF350 domain-containing protein yields MNQWMLDKLNQSGLIILELAVGFTVFWLGQFAYQKLFRRIQLNLELFVKDNPAVAIALVGYYLGIVLALGGALDKNLGTWQDKLLNLASYGATVILLMLAGAWVADRLILRRFDCVREIIQERNVGAAAVEAGSHIANGLILNAALAGDSGSWLVGFVCWLIGLAVLVLVSVVYPIVTKYDVFGEIEKRNNPAAGVALAGLLIATGNIVRVAFSPEFEGWVVSFSQYGLILVFCLLSLIAIRWLADLILVPGVKISDEIVNQEVPNLGAGLIEAFAYIAASFLIAWAF; encoded by the coding sequence ATGAACCAATGGATGCTGGATAAACTCAATCAATCAGGACTAATTATTCTAGAATTAGCTGTGGGCTTTACTGTGTTTTGGTTAGGACAATTTGCTTACCAAAAGCTATTTCGGCGAATCCAATTAAATCTGGAACTGTTTGTTAAAGATAATCCAGCCGTTGCCATTGCATTAGTGGGTTACTATCTCGGTATTGTTCTCGCCTTGGGGGGTGCTTTAGACAAAAATTTAGGGACTTGGCAAGACAAATTATTGAATTTAGCATCCTATGGTGCAACGGTTATTTTGTTGATGCTGGCTGGCGCTTGGGTGGCTGATCGCTTAATTTTGCGTCGGTTTGATTGTGTGCGTGAAATTATCCAAGAACGTAATGTTGGGGCTGCTGCTGTAGAAGCCGGCAGTCATATTGCAAATGGGCTAATTCTTAACGCTGCGCTGGCAGGAGATAGCGGCAGTTGGCTGGTTGGGTTTGTTTGCTGGTTAATCGGTTTAGCGGTACTGGTTTTAGTGAGTGTTGTTTACCCTATTGTCACAAAATACGATGTATTCGGAGAAATTGAAAAACGCAATAACCCCGCCGCAGGAGTCGCCCTTGCCGGCTTATTAATTGCCACCGGTAATATTGTTCGAGTAGCATTTTCTCCAGAGTTTGAAGGCTGGGTTGTCAGTTTTAGTCAGTATGGATTAATTTTAGTATTTTGCTTACTTTCCCTGATTGCCATTCGCTGGCTGGCTGATTTGATATTAGTTCCAGGGGTAAAAATATCTGATGAGATTGTGAATCAGGAAGTACCAAATTTAGGAGCCGGTTTAATTGAAGCGTTTGCTTATATTGCGGCTTCTTTTTTAATTGCTTGGGCTTTTTGA